The DNA segment CAACAACTGCCCCCGCAACGCGAACGCTGCGGCTACCAGGGTCCACACGCCGCCGCTGAGCAGCACGGCTCCGAGGGTCATCGCGAGTGACGCATAAGGAATCTCCGCACCCGGCGAGAGCAACGCTGGCAACACCGCGATCAATGCGGAGATCACGCCCACCGCCAAGCCCACGAGCAACAACACGCCATGCTCGCTGATGACGAGCCACTTGAGTGTTTGTGCGCGGAAACCGATCGCCTGCATGAGCGCGAGTTCACCGCGACGTTCCAGCACGTTGCGCAAGACCACCACGCCCAAGCCGAGGCTGCCGAGCAAGAGGCCGAGTCCACCAAGGATTTGGAAGGTGCTGAGGTAAGTGTTCTGCACGGCATTGAAGGCATTCAAACGTTGTGCCGTGGAAGTCAGTTCCAGACCTTCGTTCTGCAAGGCCTTGGTGAGTGTGGCGGAAACTTCTTTCGCGCGTTCCGCCGGAGTATCGATGAGGAACATGCGATGGCCGCTCTCGGAAGGATACTTCGCCACCAATGCCGCTTCATCGATGAGCAAGTTGCCTTGCAGGATGGAATTAGCCACGGCACCCACGATGCGCACCTTGAAGACCTGGCCGCGTTCGTCACGGAAATCCAGCGTATCGCCCACCTTCTTGCCCATCGCCCACATGATGGAATTGAAATCACCGATGGCGGGAACTTCATCACCTTGCACCGAAGCTTTCAGCGCGAGCCACGGTTCTTCTTTGCTCACGCCATCGCCGAGCTTCGCGAAGGTGAATGCCTTGCGCTCCTGCAAGAGCAGCGGATTCACACCGAGCAAACGCGGTGTCTGCGCGCGGTTCAGGTTGAGGCAGCTCGCGTCATCGCCATCCTTCACGCGGAACGGCACGAGCGAGACATCCTTCAGCTTCTTGTCATCCAAGCCGAAGAACTCTCGCCCTTCCTGCACGTTCAGATCATGCACCACGGGCAACGTCGTATCCCCGATGAAGGCGAAGCCACCCGTGCCCGCAGAACGCTTCCCGGCATCGGCGATGGCGTTCAACTTATTCGCCCCTACCGCTACCACAAGGAAGCTGCCGCACGCGAGCAAGCTGATCGTCGCCAGACTGCGCTTACGCCGACGCACGGCATTGCGGATGCCGAGGCCGTTCAAATGAAACTGTGCCGCAAGTTCATCCGCCGAAAGTTTCAGGCCCGCATCACGCAATTTGTTCAACCACGCGGCACTCGCTGCTAAGCCGCCGATGAGGAATAGCCCGCCTGCGCCGAAGAATAATCCTGCTGCGCTGCCACCATCACCGCCAACCTTCGCCCAGACGACCATCACCAAACCAAGCACGATGCACACGGTAGCGATGATGCCCGCCTTGCTCTTCTTGGAACCTTCCAGAACGGTGCGCCGTTCCTCGGCACCTTCGGCGAGCAATTCACGCGCGGGGCGTTGCACCTGCTTTCGCACGGCGAGCCAGATGGTGATGAGCGCCACGAAGAAGCTCGCCACCGTGCCGATCACCAACGTCTGCGGCTGCGCATGAAACGCGAGCGAGGACGTGCCGACGGCATCGCGCCACAAGTTCGCCAAACCATAGAGCATCCCGCGCGCATACCAGATACCGCCCACGGCACCCAGCACACCACCGATCAAAGCGATCGCACTTCCCTCGCCCAACAACAGATTCCGCACTTGTTTGGGCGTGAAACCGAACGCGAGCAACGTACCCACTTCACGCGCGCGTTGCTCCACACCCAATTGGAACAAAAGCGCCATGAGCAACAACGCCGCCACGATAAGGAAGAAGCTGAACCCGATGAAGAGGCCGCCGAAGTCTTGCGATTGATCCACCGCCTTGAGCGCCTGTTCGCGCACCGGCAGGAAACTGAGACTGACGCTCGCGGGGTCCATCTGTTGCTGGATGGCTTGGGCGAGTTGATTCGTCGTCATGCTGCCGCTGTCGTAACGCACAGCCGTCAGATCACCGAAGCGATTGGACCAAAGTTTTTGCCCGGCAGCCAAAGAGATGAAAGCCTTGGGCGTGCCCTTGTGATCGTCCCAATATTTTTCATCCTTGTCTGTGATGGCGTCCATCTTGATTGGAAAGCCCGTGTCCCAATCTCGGCAGTTCTCGGCATCCGTCATGCCGGGGAAATCCGGCATGAGCGAGCGGTCCGCATAAATGCCGCTGAGTGGCACCACGGAATGCACGCGGAAGGTATTCGTGCGCTCCTCCAGCTTGCGCCCGATGCCTACGAAATAATACGTCATCGTGACGATGTCGCCCGCCTTCGCGCTGAGGTCATCCGCAGCCCATTGTCCGAGTACGATC comes from the Verrucomicrobiia bacterium genome and includes:
- a CDS encoding ABC transporter permease; amino-acid sequence: MMSLGTLVRRSLAYHWRAHLGVLLGAVVGSAVLIGALLVGDSVRASLKKLALLRLGQTEQALASNDRFFRSALAGEISAEVKTPVTPIVQVLGTASARGGKGRANKVQVQGVENGFWDLAQKKPSWATIPDGSVVLNEGLARQLGVKEKEDVVFRVPKPSALSRDAPLASQEDASAALRVTVHAIVTDEEFGRFGLQASQLPPFNAFMPIAWLQQRLDIPGKANLLLVGKGEANGDQLTAALRKHWQIADAQIELRDLADAKAIEIRTPRVFLDSPMAQASEKAGANGKKILTYFANDIRLGTNSVPYSMVTAAGEPWLPAGIKEDEIVLGQWAADDLSAKAGDIVTMTYYFVGIGRKLEERTNTFRVHSVVPLSGIYADRSLMPDFPGMTDAENCRDWDTGFPIKMDAITDKDEKYWDDHKGTPKAFISLAAGQKLWSNRFGDLTAVRYDSGSMTTNQLAQAIQQQMDPASVSLSFLPVREQALKAVDQSQDFGGLFIGFSFFLIVAALLLMALLFQLGVEQRAREVGTLLAFGFTPKQVRNLLLGEGSAIALIGGVLGAVGGIWYARGMLYGLANLWRDAVGTSSLAFHAQPQTLVIGTVASFFVALITIWLAVRKQVQRPARELLAEGAEERRTVLEGSKKSKAGIIATVCIVLGLVMVVWAKVGGDGGSAAGLFFGAGGLFLIGGLAASAAWLNKLRDAGLKLSADELAAQFHLNGLGIRNAVRRRKRSLATISLLACGSFLVVAVGANKLNAIADAGKRSAGTGGFAFIGDTTLPVVHDLNVQEGREFFGLDDKKLKDVSLVPFRVKDGDDASCLNLNRAQTPRLLGVNPLLLQERKAFTFAKLGDGVSKEEPWLALKASVQGDEVPAIGDFNSIMWAMGKKVGDTLDFRDERGQVFKVRIVGAVANSILQGNLLIDEAALVAKYPSESGHRMFLIDTPAERAKEVSATLTKALQNEGLELTSTAQRLNAFNAVQNTYLSTFQILGGLGLLLGSLGLGVVVLRNVLERRGELALMQAIGFRAQTLKWLVISEHGVLLLVGLAVGVISALIAVLPALLSPGAEIPYASLAMTLGAVLLSGGVWTLVAAAFALRGQLLNGLRSE